One genomic region from Synergistaceae bacterium encodes:
- a CDS encoding SDR family oxidoreductase yields MPVTKAVVIGGSNGIGLALSRALSDRGAGVHILDIAEPDRNIISENECEYSRFDMRRPDMDFIAGLAEDSSINALIITAGIGRVSEFENFTLPEIDKTLTVNYPPLRI; encoded by the coding sequence ATGCCCGTAACAAAAGCTGTAGTGATAGGCGGCAGCAATGGTATCGGCCTCGCGCTTTCACGCGCTCTTTCAGACAGGGGCGCAGGGGTTCATATACTCGACATTGCCGAGCCTGACAGAAATATTATCTCTGAGAATGAATGCGAGTATTCCCGATTTGACATGCGGCGGCCTGATATGGACTTCATAGCAGGATTAGCGGAAGACAGCAGCATAAACGCCCTCATAATCACAGCCGGAATAGGGAGAGTCTCAGAGTTCGAGAATTTCACACTGCCCGAAATCGACAAGACACTCACAGTGAACTACCCTCCCTTGCGGATATAA